In Arachis stenosperma cultivar V10309 chromosome 1, arast.V10309.gnm1.PFL2, whole genome shotgun sequence, one DNA window encodes the following:
- the LOC130967268 gene encoding U-box domain-containing protein 34 isoform X1: protein MSSFAVAGAEMRSVAVAVSGSSGCARGSRRAVQWAAENLVPQADRFILVHVIPRVTSIPTPSGECVPISEADSDVLAAYVQDVKQKSEEIFVPFKELCKSSRMETLLLEDDNPADALLSFISESGIQILVMGPDSSNFITRKLKGPGISATVLRGAPDSCDVYLVARDKIMSKLADSSSFNSQESSSRYSVNSQENKGESGVGIGREMSGINTPILKNFRFLSISDRSYIGLQTSSRRSSFDNSSSGDDFEAISLHSFDYVTSAQREQLAMQEEVDRLQLELQNTIAMYKQVCEDLAHVRNKTLLLSSESVEEAKRVHASLENEQTLRKVAAEEKEKYLKVMKELEEVKNVLAKESYERQIAELDVLKESIEKKRIVDTLISHDKRYRIYTMDEIKEATNFFSEDLVIGEGGYGKVYKCTLDHTPVAVKVLHPDAINKKEEFLKEVEILSQLHHPNMVLLLGACPDTGCLVYEYMDNGSLEDYIFKRNGKQPLPWFTRFHIVFEMACGLSFLHNTKPEPIVHRDIKPGNILLDRNYVSKIADVGLAKLLSDVVPDNVTEYRESMLAGTLHYMDPEYQRTGTVRTKSDVYAFGLITLQLITSRHARGLILAAEDAVMKGSLGDILDKSAGDWPLNETLELAQIALKCVALRCRDRPDLDTEVLPQLERLSVVADAGARIGRRKSMHTPSQYYCPILQEIMDDPHVAADGFTYEYRAIKAWLSRHNVSPVTKHKLRNSMLIPNHTLRSAIQEWKSGVSSFD, encoded by the exons ATGTCAAGCTTCGCCGTCGCCGGTGCCGAAATGAGATCGGTTGCTGTCGCCGTCAGTGGAAGCTCCGGCTGCGCCAGGGGAAGCAGGCGAGCCGTGCAATGGGCGGCGGAGAATCTAGTGCCTCAAGCCGATAGGTTCATCTTAGTCCACGTCATCCCTAGAGTCACTTCAATTCCAACGCCAT CTGGAGAGTGTGTTCCGATTTCGGAAGCAGATTCGGATGTCTTAGCAGCTTATGTGCAGGATGTGAAGCAAAAATCTGAAGAAATCTTCGTTCCATTCAAAGAACTATGCAAATCAAGCAGG ATGGAAACGTTGCTACTAGAAGATGACAATCCTGCAGATGCACTTCTAAGCTTTATCTCTGAATCTGGCATCCAGATACTAGTGATGGGTCCTGACTCCTCAAATTTTATTACAAG AAAATTAAAAGGACCAGGGATATCAGCGACTGTTCTAAGAGGTGCTCCTGACAGCTGTGATGTATATCTTGTAGCTAGAGATAAAATTATGTCGAAGTTAGCTGATTCTTCATCTTTTAATTCTCAAG AGAGTAGTTCAAGGTATTCTGTGAATTCTCAGGAAAATAAAGGGGAAAGTGGTGTAGGGATTGGCAGAGAAATGTCTGGAATTAATACTccaattctaaaaaattttcgatttttatCGATATCAGACCGTAGTTATATTGGTCTACAAACATCCAGTCGCAGGAGCTCATTTGATAATTCTAGCAGTGGTGATGATTTTGAAGCTATTAGCCTCCACTCATTTGACTACGTAACTTCTGCGCAACGTGAACAG TTAGCAATGCAAGAAGAAGTGGATCGGCTACAGCTGGAGTTGCAGAATACTATTGCTATGTACAAACAAGTCTGTGAAGACCTAGCTCATGTTCGAAACAAG ACCCTCCTACTTTCTTCTGAATCTGTTGAAGAAGCTAAAAGAGTACATGCTTCCCTTGAAAACGAGCAGACTTTGAGAAAAGTTGCTgctgaagagaaagagaagtaTTTAAAAGTTATGAAGGAACTTGAGGAGGTTAAAAACGTGCTTGCCAAAGAGTCGTATGAAAGACAGATTGCTGAACTTGATGTCCTTAAAGAATCCatagaaaaaaagagaatagTCGATACATTGATCTCACATGACAAGAGATACAGAATTTACACCATGGATGAAATCAAGGAAGCAACAAATTTCTTCTCCGAGGACTTGGTAATTGGTGAAGGAGGGTATGGGAAAGTTTACAAGTGCACTCTGGATCACACACCAGTAGCAGTAAAGGTTCTCCATCCAGATGCAATCAACAAGAAAGAGGAGTTTCTGAAAGAG GTTGAGATTCTTAGTCAACTACACCATCCAAACATGGTTTTGTTACTTGGAGCTTGTCCTGATACTGGTTGCCTTGTTTATGAATACATGGACAATGGAAGTCTAGAAGACTATATTTTCAAGAGAAATGGGAAACAGCCTCTTCCTTGGTTTACTCGATTCCATATTGTTTTTGAGATGGCCTGTGGGCTCTCATTCTTACACAACACAAAGCCAGAGCCTATTGTTCATCGAGATATCAAACCTGGCAATATCTTGTTAGACAGGAATTATGTGAGCAAAATTGCGGATGTAGGGCTGGCTAAACTCCTTTCAGATGTCGTGCCTGACAATGTCACAGAGTACAGAGAATCCATGCTTGCCGGTACTCTCCATTACATGGATCCAGAGTATCAGAGGACTGGCACAGTCCGAACAAAATCAGATGTATATGCTTTTGGACTTATAACTCTTCAGTTGATAACTTCTCGCCACGCACGTGGACTCATTTTGGCTGCTGAAGATGCAGTTATGAAGGGCTCCCTTGGTGATATTTTAGATAAATCAGCtggtgattggcctctcaatgAGACATTGGAATTGGCCCAAATTGCCCTTAAATGTGTTGCACTTAGATGCAGGGATAGACCAGATCTTGACACTGAAGTTCTTCCACAGCTTGAAAGACTTTCTGTTGTGGCAGATGCAGGTGCAAGGATAGGAAGAAGAAAGAGTATGCACACACCAAGCCAGTATTATTGTCCAATCCTTCAG GAAATAATGGATGATCCGCACGTGGCTGCGGATGGTTTCACCTATGAGTACAGAGCAATCAAAGCATGGCTTAGCAGACACAACGTTTCACCGGTGACAAAGCATAAACTCAGAAATTCTATGTTGATTCCGAACCATACTTTACGTTCTGCCATTCAAGAGTGGAAGTCAGGAGTGTCCTCATTTGATTAG
- the LOC130984225 gene encoding uncharacterized protein LOC130984225: MPSFSLGLTDSSQEGASTQETEREKSPETASMLEQLDTLVQKLASNAAKGTNESPQIQRETGGESFAKFETPGGINQITDDMKQKCYIWGTRLKKDANGNTDEYEEICNLIGKGEYILIRLNLASLQAKSDIESQIVSAICLILNQKNEKRFQEQIYCLPPDIVSMALSDHPKGEFISPKMEKEFRVEAYPSFIHFIDRKKLSSHPYIFAPVCHSGHWWLWLINTTKRKCQILDPLHKKAPSDERKDINKFTGYVFSRLITYAGGKPLEKGEKEKEIKASYVKISGQKTSYDCAIYVMKWLELIEPENIKKGKYEWDNWPQEEVDHYRVEYASRILFSEMNKQRDRAIRESSAIRLSKPSSVLLSPFCKINSADIETG, encoded by the exons ATGCCATCATTCAGCCTTGGATTGACTGATTCAAGCCAGGAGGGGGCGTCAACGCAGGAGACAGAAAGGGAAAAATCTCCAGAAACTGCAAGTATGCTAGAACAATTAGACACTTTGGTCCAAAAATTAGCAAGCAATGCAGCGAAGGGAACAAACGAAAGTCCACAAATTCAGAGGGAGACTGGGGGAGAAAGTTTTGCAAAGTTTGAAACTCCAGGGGGAATAAATCAAATTACAGATGATATGAAACAAAAGTGCTACATCTGGGGGACGAGACTGAAGAAAGACGCAAATGGCAATACTGACGAGTATGAGGAGATTTGCAATCTGATTGGCAAAGGAGAATACATTTTGATCAGATTGAACCTTGCATCCCTCCAGGCAAAAAGTGATATAGAATCTCAG ATTGTATCTGCCATCTGCCTCATCCTAAaccagaaaaatgaaaagaggtttcaggaacaaatatactgtctcccccccgatattgtg AGCATGGCACTTTCGGATCACCCAAAGGGGGAATTCATATCCCCGAAAATGGAAAAGGAATTTAGGGTGGAAGCCTACCCGAGTTTCATTCACTTCatagatagaaaaaaattaagttcgcatccatat ATTTTTGCTCCTGTTTGCCACTCGGGACATTGGTGGTTATGGCTAATAAATACAACAAAGCGGAAATGTCAAATACTTGACCCGCTACACAAAAAAGCTCCAAGCGATGAGAGAAAGGACATTAATAAATTCACT GGATATGTATTTTCAAGATTGATAACATATGCCGGCGGGAAACCTCTGGAGAAAGGCGAGAaggaaaaggaaattaaagcaTCATATGTTAAAATATCAGGGCAAAAAACAAG CTATGACTGCGCTATCTACGTTATGAAGTGGCTTGAGTTAATTGAGCCGGaaaacatcaaaaaggggaagtatgaATGGGATAATTGGCCACAG GAGGAGGTGGACCACTATAGAGTGGAGTATGCTTCCCGGATACTATTCAGTGAGATGAATAAACAGAGAGATCGGGCAATTAGAGAGAGTAGTGCTATAAGGCTGTCGAAGCCATCCTCTGTATTATTGAGTCCGTTTTGTAAGATTAATTCTGCTGATATAGAAACTGGGTAA
- the LOC130967284 gene encoding glyoxylase I 4 translates to MASLLKAPSFVSPLQQKLNYASFSPMTTKIQSNSCHANVRNGRCHVPNMTIKAQMSVGGDVLDKESVATNKDENNYGVVSIHHVGILCENLERSLDFYQNILGLEINEARPHDKLPYRGAWLWVGSEMIHLMELPNPDPLTGRAEHGGRDRHTCIAIRDVLKLKAIFDKAGIPYTLSKSGRPAIFARDPDANALEFTQVEG, encoded by the exons ATGGCGTCCCTTCTCAAAGCACCTTCCTTTGTCTCTCCTCTGCAGCAAAAG TTGAATTATGCCAGCTTTTCACCCATGACCACAAAAATTCAGTCCAACTCTTGTCATGCTAATGTGAGAAATGGGAGATGCCATGTTCCTAACATGACGATAAAAGCTCAGATGAGCGTTGGAGGAGATGTACTTGACAAAGAATCAGTTGCTACTAACAAAGACGAGAACA ATTATGGTGTTGTTAGCATTCACCATGTTGGAATTTTATGTGAAAACCTAGAAAGATCCCTtgacttttaccaaaacattctag GCCTCGAaataaatgaagcaaggccacATGATAAGCTTCCATATAGGGGTGCTTGGTTGTGGGTAGGCTCTGAGATGATTCACTTGATGGAGCTTCCAAACCCTGACCCGTTAACTGGACGGGCAGAACATGGAGGGCGAGATCGTCACACGTGTATTGCAATCCGGGATGTTCTCAAGCTGAAAGCAATCTTTGATAAAGCTG gtaTTCCATACACACTTAGCAAATCCGGAAGACCGGCAATCTTTGCACGCGACCCTGATGCAAATGCTCTTGAGTTTACACAAGTTGAAGGCTGA
- the LOC130967268 gene encoding U-box domain-containing protein 34 isoform X2, whose product MMGGVLEFPAGECVPISEADSDVLAAYVQDVKQKSEEIFVPFKELCKSSRMETLLLEDDNPADALLSFISESGIQILVMGPDSSNFITRKLKGPGISATVLRGAPDSCDVYLVARDKIMSKLADSSSFNSQESSSRYSVNSQENKGESGVGIGREMSGINTPILKNFRFLSISDRSYIGLQTSSRRSSFDNSSSGDDFEAISLHSFDYVTSAQREQLAMQEEVDRLQLELQNTIAMYKQVCEDLAHVRNKTLLLSSESVEEAKRVHASLENEQTLRKVAAEEKEKYLKVMKELEEVKNVLAKESYERQIAELDVLKESIEKKRIVDTLISHDKRYRIYTMDEIKEATNFFSEDLVIGEGGYGKVYKCTLDHTPVAVKVLHPDAINKKEEFLKEVEILSQLHHPNMVLLLGACPDTGCLVYEYMDNGSLEDYIFKRNGKQPLPWFTRFHIVFEMACGLSFLHNTKPEPIVHRDIKPGNILLDRNYVSKIADVGLAKLLSDVVPDNVTEYRESMLAGTLHYMDPEYQRTGTVRTKSDVYAFGLITLQLITSRHARGLILAAEDAVMKGSLGDILDKSAGDWPLNETLELAQIALKCVALRCRDRPDLDTEVLPQLERLSVVADAGARIGRRKSMHTPSQYYCPILQEIMDDPHVAADGFTYEYRAIKAWLSRHNVSPVTKHKLRNSMLIPNHTLRSAIQEWKSGVSSFD is encoded by the exons AT GATGGGTGGTGTTTTGGAATTCCCAGCTGGAGAGTGTGTTCCGATTTCGGAAGCAGATTCGGATGTCTTAGCAGCTTATGTGCAGGATGTGAAGCAAAAATCTGAAGAAATCTTCGTTCCATTCAAAGAACTATGCAAATCAAGCAGG ATGGAAACGTTGCTACTAGAAGATGACAATCCTGCAGATGCACTTCTAAGCTTTATCTCTGAATCTGGCATCCAGATACTAGTGATGGGTCCTGACTCCTCAAATTTTATTACAAG AAAATTAAAAGGACCAGGGATATCAGCGACTGTTCTAAGAGGTGCTCCTGACAGCTGTGATGTATATCTTGTAGCTAGAGATAAAATTATGTCGAAGTTAGCTGATTCTTCATCTTTTAATTCTCAAG AGAGTAGTTCAAGGTATTCTGTGAATTCTCAGGAAAATAAAGGGGAAAGTGGTGTAGGGATTGGCAGAGAAATGTCTGGAATTAATACTccaattctaaaaaattttcgatttttatCGATATCAGACCGTAGTTATATTGGTCTACAAACATCCAGTCGCAGGAGCTCATTTGATAATTCTAGCAGTGGTGATGATTTTGAAGCTATTAGCCTCCACTCATTTGACTACGTAACTTCTGCGCAACGTGAACAG TTAGCAATGCAAGAAGAAGTGGATCGGCTACAGCTGGAGTTGCAGAATACTATTGCTATGTACAAACAAGTCTGTGAAGACCTAGCTCATGTTCGAAACAAG ACCCTCCTACTTTCTTCTGAATCTGTTGAAGAAGCTAAAAGAGTACATGCTTCCCTTGAAAACGAGCAGACTTTGAGAAAAGTTGCTgctgaagagaaagagaagtaTTTAAAAGTTATGAAGGAACTTGAGGAGGTTAAAAACGTGCTTGCCAAAGAGTCGTATGAAAGACAGATTGCTGAACTTGATGTCCTTAAAGAATCCatagaaaaaaagagaatagTCGATACATTGATCTCACATGACAAGAGATACAGAATTTACACCATGGATGAAATCAAGGAAGCAACAAATTTCTTCTCCGAGGACTTGGTAATTGGTGAAGGAGGGTATGGGAAAGTTTACAAGTGCACTCTGGATCACACACCAGTAGCAGTAAAGGTTCTCCATCCAGATGCAATCAACAAGAAAGAGGAGTTTCTGAAAGAG GTTGAGATTCTTAGTCAACTACACCATCCAAACATGGTTTTGTTACTTGGAGCTTGTCCTGATACTGGTTGCCTTGTTTATGAATACATGGACAATGGAAGTCTAGAAGACTATATTTTCAAGAGAAATGGGAAACAGCCTCTTCCTTGGTTTACTCGATTCCATATTGTTTTTGAGATGGCCTGTGGGCTCTCATTCTTACACAACACAAAGCCAGAGCCTATTGTTCATCGAGATATCAAACCTGGCAATATCTTGTTAGACAGGAATTATGTGAGCAAAATTGCGGATGTAGGGCTGGCTAAACTCCTTTCAGATGTCGTGCCTGACAATGTCACAGAGTACAGAGAATCCATGCTTGCCGGTACTCTCCATTACATGGATCCAGAGTATCAGAGGACTGGCACAGTCCGAACAAAATCAGATGTATATGCTTTTGGACTTATAACTCTTCAGTTGATAACTTCTCGCCACGCACGTGGACTCATTTTGGCTGCTGAAGATGCAGTTATGAAGGGCTCCCTTGGTGATATTTTAGATAAATCAGCtggtgattggcctctcaatgAGACATTGGAATTGGCCCAAATTGCCCTTAAATGTGTTGCACTTAGATGCAGGGATAGACCAGATCTTGACACTGAAGTTCTTCCACAGCTTGAAAGACTTTCTGTTGTGGCAGATGCAGGTGCAAGGATAGGAAGAAGAAAGAGTATGCACACACCAAGCCAGTATTATTGTCCAATCCTTCAG GAAATAATGGATGATCCGCACGTGGCTGCGGATGGTTTCACCTATGAGTACAGAGCAATCAAAGCATGGCTTAGCAGACACAACGTTTCACCGGTGACAAAGCATAAACTCAGAAATTCTATGTTGATTCCGAACCATACTTTACGTTCTGCCATTCAAGAGTGGAAGTCAGGAGTGTCCTCATTTGATTAG